From a single Planctellipticum variicoloris genomic region:
- a CDS encoding helicase-related protein, which translates to MPAAGVWLPFEEARTIVVSQAFKNSKDFNTWKGRPANVPSNPRISYEKDWGGWPYFLGTGPFSEDSRPKVRVAFLPFEEARALAQQLMVQFGITCAAEWNAWVKTADKPAALPADPYNAYKDKGWRGWPDWFNKTPARASGHEVVRSFTEARAFARTLNLKESRDWYEWGRTAGRPTDIPFSPDTRYRDEGWMGWADFLGNQTRLTHNGIVAFLRSLGECVETLTELDLYLILMHNGMLTRDSRLLGTKLLRGLLHARTVEDVREAEKALLTGLRADDVADRTQEIVHAVTPWELAPSDERRLRSLDTFEALKTVDRAIEHGVTDDRDGNIAIEFMLTARLDMLWQEAMNSGESTVLERLSQLPDGKYAQLIRQRFEQEYKSVLSLRIPDGYRIINAKDEPVALNIMQRLTAHRLLHRKRLGNWSGVGAGKTNAATFSAAIIDARLTLILAANSTLTGWKKTIRRAFDAKSLYIHEGHPLKFRFRRGRRNFLVVNYEAFQREWTDDLITLLCQRSVLDFVVFDEVQYVRQRHAAESRMSERRRQVNQMIRSAAAQNPNLRILAMSATPVVNNLTEAVKLLELVRPDDDFSQVPVGATIPNAVGVHFLLKRHGIRFVPRYDLQLEQHLEEIDGCELFEELNHLRPRDVLQMEQTLLKAKLRHLGNWVRRGTLVYTHFVTQIDQQLTETIEGMGLRVQQFTGKERVAVEEFVKDFRAGTADVLIGSSPVGTGVDGLQFVLDRIVFVSLPWSHAEYEQIIGRLWRQGSAFGKTEIIIPQVTLTDGLGNRWSWDEQRLRCLEYKETLADAALDGVIPRGGLPSPEEMQRRALHALHKWGEQSGRRGPQES; encoded by the coding sequence ATGCCCGCTGCTGGAGTCTGGCTCCCGTTCGAAGAGGCTCGTACCATCGTTGTTTCGCAGGCATTCAAGAACTCAAAAGACTTTAATACTTGGAAGGGTCGCCCTGCGAACGTTCCGTCCAATCCAAGGATCTCATACGAAAAGGACTGGGGCGGATGGCCATATTTTCTGGGAACCGGCCCCTTCTCCGAGGACTCACGACCAAAAGTGCGGGTCGCATTTCTTCCGTTCGAAGAAGCCCGCGCATTGGCGCAGCAGCTGATGGTTCAGTTCGGAATCACATGCGCTGCGGAATGGAATGCCTGGGTAAAAACGGCTGACAAGCCGGCGGCACTTCCCGCTGATCCCTACAACGCCTACAAGGACAAAGGGTGGCGAGGATGGCCCGATTGGTTCAACAAGACCCCCGCGAGAGCGTCCGGGCACGAAGTCGTTCGCAGCTTTACGGAGGCTCGGGCGTTCGCTCGTACGCTTAATCTGAAGGAGTCTCGTGACTGGTACGAGTGGGGCAGAACTGCCGGCCGGCCAACTGACATCCCTTTCTCTCCAGATACGCGATATCGAGACGAAGGATGGATGGGATGGGCCGATTTTCTTGGAAACCAGACACGCTTGACCCACAACGGAATTGTCGCCTTTTTGCGTTCGCTAGGCGAATGCGTTGAGACCCTGACAGAGCTCGATCTCTACCTCATTCTCATGCACAACGGGATGCTTACTCGGGATTCGCGTTTGCTCGGTACCAAGCTGCTGCGCGGCCTGCTGCACGCTCGTACCGTCGAAGACGTTCGCGAAGCAGAGAAGGCACTTCTCACGGGACTACGAGCGGACGATGTTGCGGACCGTACACAGGAGATCGTACACGCCGTTACTCCTTGGGAGCTTGCCCCAAGCGACGAGCGTCGGCTCCGATCTCTCGACACCTTTGAAGCGTTGAAGACCGTGGATCGTGCCATCGAACATGGCGTCACCGATGACAGGGATGGCAACATAGCAATCGAGTTCATGCTTACTGCACGGCTTGACATGCTGTGGCAGGAAGCGATGAATTCCGGTGAGTCGACGGTTCTTGAACGGCTTTCTCAGCTCCCCGACGGAAAGTACGCCCAGCTCATTCGTCAACGCTTTGAACAGGAGTACAAGTCGGTTCTGTCGCTCCGCATCCCCGACGGCTACCGGATTATCAACGCGAAGGATGAGCCTGTAGCACTCAATATCATGCAGCGATTGACGGCGCACCGCCTGCTCCATCGCAAACGGCTCGGCAACTGGTCCGGTGTCGGAGCCGGTAAGACGAATGCGGCCACGTTTTCGGCGGCCATTATAGACGCACGATTGACTCTGATTCTTGCTGCGAATTCGACACTGACCGGATGGAAGAAGACGATCCGCCGAGCATTTGATGCAAAGTCGCTTTACATCCATGAAGGGCATCCATTGAAGTTTCGCTTTCGCAGAGGCCGCAGGAACTTCCTGGTCGTGAATTATGAGGCATTTCAGCGGGAGTGGACGGACGACTTGATCACGCTCTTGTGTCAGCGGTCAGTTCTTGACTTCGTCGTGTTCGATGAAGTGCAGTACGTTCGCCAACGCCACGCTGCGGAATCGCGGATGTCGGAACGGCGAAGACAGGTAAACCAGATGATTCGCTCCGCCGCAGCTCAGAATCCAAATCTGCGGATCTTGGCGATGTCAGCCACTCCCGTCGTCAATAATCTGACAGAGGCGGTGAAACTCCTTGAACTAGTCCGACCGGACGACGACTTCTCGCAAGTCCCCGTTGGGGCTACCATTCCGAATGCCGTCGGGGTGCACTTTTTGCTCAAGCGCCACGGCATCCGGTTCGTACCACGGTACGACCTGCAGTTGGAACAACACCTGGAAGAGATCGATGGCTGTGAGTTGTTTGAAGAACTCAATCACCTGAGGCCTCGGGACGTCCTGCAGATGGAGCAGACCCTGCTGAAGGCGAAGCTGCGGCATCTCGGCAACTGGGTCCGACGTGGCACCTTGGTCTACACTCACTTTGTGACGCAGATTGATCAGCAACTGACGGAAACGATTGAAGGCATGGGGCTGCGGGTGCAGCAGTTCACTGGCAAAGAGCGAGTTGCCGTCGAAGAGTTCGTGAAGGACTTCCGTGCCGGAACCGCCGATGTTCTAATCGGGTCCTCTCCGGTCGGTACGGGCGTTGATGGGTTGCAGTTCGTACTTGACCGGATCGTGTTCGTTTCTTTGCCGTGGTCGCATGCCGAGTACGAACAGATCATCGGTCGCCTTTGGCGGCAAGGATCTGCATTCGGGAAGACTGAGATCATCATCCCTCAAGTTACTCTGACGGATGGCCTGGGCAACCGGTGGTCGTGGGATGAGCAGCGGCTTCGTTGTCTTGAATACAAGGAAACGCTTGCAGATGCAGCGCTCGACGGAGTCATTCCCCGAGGGGGGCTTCCGTCGCCAGAAGAAATGCAGCGTCGCGCTCTCCACGCCTTGCACAAGTGGGGCGAGCAGTCGGGTCGCAGGGGTCCACAAGAGTCGTGA
- a CDS encoding ATP-dependent DNA helicase has protein sequence MNTSCLKLKAIAPNRDDQAEEQSRGRSFAELLACGQSLPPCFDEHASFMAAFDLVRQKSHPYARTNPKTHGHFRPTTLRYPSYSAAAIPFRWLMQKEVFGAENNNRRGFRAVYPLADVSEEFEPELPFSTNWIQDYRNHTALLNCFWNHVQTEDSLVFFYAKQIPLVEDAGRRVLIGVGRVKHLGPLTEYEYEGSKEGAIRSLLWERMVTHSIRPDFVDGFLLPYHEALEQSDNGRRFDPAKVVAFVPDDHIYDFSYVTEHVGNDAAIGALQSIREALHHCADHFGYAAADQERWIDRELGRLWQRRGAWPGIGAVLSATGVALGNFVAQYLIDRAGDSASPWPVWDHTLSNLGEMPSELSQVLDSTIAASWKRMKPTRRAFLDLLSRLALSGEQAEVLATPEGRQARGITISDEAILENPYLLYEATRLMETPVSINVVDRGVFPSAAVRRRNPIPEPSLVKSAVDARRLRAMVIRQLESAANDGHTLQPRASVIQALRDGQSNDDDSPTLVTADLLEVAEHEVFDGEIRVVTMAHDSTAYQLERLAAAGDRLRRTIDKRVVADRHALVMDWRQCLNQFLPSNEASSSTDPQELAIEEQARQEKTAALNELAAARFSALIGRAGTGKTTVLSVLCAQPQINNAGVLLLAPTGKARVTMEEVARRAGSANTRAMTVAQYLSASCRYDFASQRYRMLGQTGDEVVGTVIVDECSMLTEEMLAAIFESLKKAERLILVGDYRQLPPIGAGRPFVDIVARLHPEKAFAAGMPHVAPSFAELMIPRRQGSGDRADLVLASWFSGGETSAGDDHVFGILSGTIQSDTLKFRTWETPAELQGLIPVVLREALAFDPELEEWQAFCKSLGGVQDKNGSFWFNNKWRDRDGSGTAAENWQILSPVRQRPWGVEALNRFIHQHFKSRQIEQARNPGPYRSIPSPKGDEQLVYGDKVMNVRNRRVHKSRIYPRPESSGYLVNGEIGIAVGHRRTKARSSTPENLEIEFSTQPGLTFAFYNSDFSDDGEASLELAYALSVHKAQGSEFETVILVLPRSSLMVTRELLYTALTRQKKQVIVLLQGTAVDLHRFSSDQYSASACRLTNLFRPPKPIHVKNVFLEEFLIHHTTRGELVRSKSEVIVANLLNANKIDYAYEQPLEIDGSFTGKFPDFTIHDDDAGVTYYWEHLGMLGDAGYKRRWEEKEQWYADQGILRWDATERSPRRLIITSDGTLGEIDSAEIERLIQTVFG, from the coding sequence TTGAATACCTCCTGCCTGAAGCTGAAGGCGATTGCTCCCAACAGAGATGATCAGGCGGAAGAGCAATCGCGCGGGCGGTCGTTCGCAGAACTGCTGGCGTGCGGCCAGTCGCTTCCCCCATGCTTTGACGAACATGCAAGCTTCATGGCTGCATTCGACCTCGTTCGTCAAAAGTCTCATCCATACGCGAGAACAAATCCCAAAACACACGGCCACTTTCGTCCAACGACTCTTCGGTATCCATCCTATTCCGCGGCAGCCATTCCATTTCGTTGGCTGATGCAGAAGGAAGTCTTCGGTGCCGAGAACAATAATCGGCGCGGATTCAGAGCGGTGTATCCTCTCGCCGATGTCAGCGAAGAGTTCGAGCCTGAGCTTCCATTCTCGACGAATTGGATCCAGGACTACCGCAATCACACGGCGTTACTGAACTGTTTCTGGAACCACGTTCAGACCGAGGACTCGCTGGTCTTTTTCTACGCAAAGCAGATTCCCTTGGTCGAGGACGCTGGACGCCGGGTGCTCATCGGCGTCGGGCGCGTCAAGCATCTGGGGCCGCTCACGGAGTATGAGTATGAAGGATCAAAGGAGGGCGCTATTCGTAGTCTTCTTTGGGAACGGATGGTGACGCATTCCATTCGCCCTGACTTCGTCGACGGTTTCTTGTTGCCCTACCACGAGGCGCTCGAACAATCCGACAATGGCCGCCGATTCGATCCGGCGAAAGTCGTGGCTTTTGTTCCCGACGACCACATTTATGACTTCTCTTACGTGACTGAGCATGTCGGCAACGATGCAGCAATCGGTGCCTTGCAGTCCATCCGCGAGGCGTTGCACCACTGCGCAGATCACTTCGGCTACGCGGCGGCGGATCAAGAACGCTGGATTGATCGCGAACTGGGGCGGCTATGGCAGCGACGAGGTGCCTGGCCCGGTATCGGAGCCGTGTTGAGTGCCACCGGAGTGGCTCTTGGAAACTTCGTGGCGCAGTATCTGATTGATCGAGCGGGAGACAGCGCGAGCCCGTGGCCGGTTTGGGATCACACTCTTTCCAACCTCGGCGAAATGCCTTCGGAACTCTCGCAGGTCCTCGATTCGACGATCGCAGCGTCTTGGAAACGGATGAAGCCCACGCGGCGAGCATTCCTAGACTTGCTCAGCCGCTTAGCACTCAGTGGCGAACAAGCTGAGGTACTAGCAACTCCGGAAGGACGGCAGGCGCGCGGTATTACCATCTCCGACGAAGCGATCCTAGAGAACCCCTATCTGCTCTATGAAGCAACTCGTTTGATGGAGACTCCGGTTTCAATCAACGTCGTTGACCGTGGCGTGTTCCCCAGCGCCGCCGTTCGCCGCCGGAATCCTATTCCGGAACCGTCATTGGTAAAGTCGGCTGTTGATGCGCGCCGGCTGAGAGCGATGGTGATCCGACAACTCGAGTCCGCTGCAAATGACGGGCACACTCTGCAGCCGCGTGCCAGTGTTATTCAAGCTTTGCGGGATGGACAGTCAAATGATGATGACAGCCCAACACTCGTGACTGCCGATCTCCTGGAAGTAGCGGAACATGAGGTGTTTGACGGCGAGATCCGAGTCGTCACGATGGCCCACGATAGCACCGCGTACCAGTTGGAGCGGCTTGCGGCTGCTGGAGACAGACTTCGACGCACGATCGACAAACGTGTTGTTGCCGACCGTCATGCATTGGTCATGGATTGGCGGCAGTGTCTCAATCAGTTTCTGCCGTCCAACGAGGCGAGTTCGTCGACCGATCCACAGGAACTGGCAATCGAAGAGCAGGCTCGGCAGGAGAAAACAGCAGCCCTCAACGAACTCGCGGCCGCGCGCTTCAGCGCCCTGATCGGCAGAGCTGGGACTGGAAAGACGACGGTCCTGTCTGTCTTGTGCGCTCAGCCGCAGATCAACAACGCGGGAGTGTTGTTGCTGGCACCGACCGGCAAAGCCCGCGTGACCATGGAAGAGGTTGCTCGACGGGCAGGAAGCGCGAACACGCGCGCCATGACCGTGGCACAGTACTTGAGTGCCTCTTGTCGTTACGACTTTGCTTCACAGCGGTATCGAATGTTAGGACAGACCGGCGACGAGGTGGTCGGAACTGTCATCGTGGATGAATGCTCGATGTTAACGGAAGAGATGCTTGCAGCGATCTTCGAATCGCTGAAAAAGGCGGAGCGTCTGATTCTGGTCGGAGATTATCGGCAATTACCACCCATTGGGGCTGGCCGCCCCTTCGTCGACATCGTGGCCCGGCTGCACCCAGAAAAGGCGTTCGCTGCCGGTATGCCCCATGTCGCACCGAGCTTTGCGGAACTGATGATCCCTCGGCGCCAAGGTTCCGGCGACCGGGCGGATCTTGTACTGGCTTCGTGGTTTAGTGGAGGTGAAACAAGTGCGGGCGACGATCATGTCTTCGGGATCCTTTCCGGAACAATTCAAAGCGATACTCTGAAATTCAGGACATGGGAAACTCCGGCCGAGCTGCAAGGTTTAATCCCCGTCGTTCTCCGTGAGGCGTTGGCGTTCGATCCGGAACTTGAAGAGTGGCAGGCATTCTGCAAATCCTTAGGAGGAGTTCAAGACAAGAACGGTTCGTTCTGGTTCAACAACAAATGGCGAGACCGCGATGGTTCAGGCACCGCGGCTGAGAATTGGCAGATCCTCAGCCCCGTTCGACAAAGGCCTTGGGGTGTGGAGGCCTTGAATCGGTTCATTCACCAGCACTTTAAGTCACGGCAGATTGAACAGGCGAGAAACCCTGGACCGTACCGAAGTATCCCGTCGCCTAAAGGCGACGAACAGCTCGTCTACGGCGATAAGGTGATGAATGTTCGCAATCGACGGGTTCATAAGTCTCGGATCTATCCGCGGCCAGAGTCATCGGGTTACCTCGTCAATGGCGAAATTGGAATCGCCGTAGGTCACCGCCGAACGAAGGCTCGGAGCTCAACGCCGGAAAACCTGGAGATCGAGTTCTCGACTCAGCCGGGTCTGACGTTTGCGTTCTACAATAGCGACTTTTCCGATGATGGCGAGGCGAGCCTCGAGTTGGCCTACGCGCTCTCGGTTCATAAGGCTCAAGGGAGTGAGTTTGAGACGGTCATTCTCGTGCTACCCCGATCGTCGCTGATGGTCACTCGCGAATTGCTCTATACCGCTCTGACACGGCAAAAGAAGCAAGTGATTGTGCTTCTTCAAGGCACAGCAGTCGACCTGCATCGGTTTAGTTCTGATCAATACTCTGCGTCGGCCTGCCGCTTGACCAACCTATTCCGGCCGCCAAAGCCAATTCACGTTAAGAACGTGTTTCTGGAGGAGTTCCTCATCCATCATACGACGCGTGGAGAGCTTGTTCGGTCCAAGTCCGAAGTTATCGTCGCTAATCTGCTGAACGCTAATAAGATCGACTATGCCTATGAGCAACCGCTGGAGATTGACGGCAGCTTCACTGGAAAGTTCCCCGATTTTACGATCCATGATGATGATGCAGGCGTGACGTATTACTGGGAGCACTTGGGGATGCTCGGTGATGCCGGATACAAACGCCGTTGGGAAGAGAAGGAACAGTGGTACGCCGATCAGGGCATCTTGCGGTGGGACGCCACGGAAAGGTCGCCGCGACGACTGATTATTACCAGCGACGGGACACTTGGGGAAATCGACTCGGCGGAGATCGAGCGACTGATTCAGACGGTGTTTGGATAA
- a CDS encoding HK97-fold major capsid protein — translation MSLPRIQTFKNVIARYIESGEGRRTMASKMTPSLRRFRDYSAVGRKAFLVEDLEDGALPVYDKDPIVPAYAVGEAGDSIQVLVNSERVFAPLYELATWPLIPLTQIRERRYDLIKRTIELGVAGVKEKEDVRVFATMNALAADTDNPHQDIAIAAPLTADAIADAIGAIEEHGLRAARIFINGRDYADIRKFDRDVIDQETMQSLFRTGYVGKIYGCQVIRSRVIAPGTVYICGEREYYGRFPVRTELTVITADVPQERKVGFSIFEQVGTLCYNFLASQRIVITGR, via the coding sequence ATGAGTCTGCCTCGCATCCAAACATTCAAGAACGTCATTGCCCGCTACATCGAATCGGGCGAAGGCCGTCGAACCATGGCGTCTAAAATGACGCCGTCCCTCCGACGTTTTCGCGACTACTCGGCCGTCGGCCGGAAGGCATTCTTGGTCGAAGATCTCGAAGACGGTGCACTCCCCGTATACGACAAAGATCCGATTGTTCCGGCTTATGCCGTTGGAGAGGCCGGTGACTCCATCCAGGTCCTGGTCAACAGCGAACGTGTCTTTGCCCCGCTCTACGAGTTGGCCACATGGCCACTTATTCCGCTAACGCAGATCCGCGAAAGACGCTACGACCTCATCAAACGCACGATCGAACTCGGCGTGGCCGGCGTGAAGGAAAAGGAGGACGTGCGCGTATTTGCGACCATGAATGCGCTCGCCGCCGACACCGACAATCCCCATCAGGATATCGCCATCGCCGCGCCGCTGACGGCCGACGCCATCGCAGACGCAATAGGCGCGATCGAGGAACACGGCTTGCGGGCAGCACGGATCTTCATCAATGGGCGAGATTACGCCGACATCCGCAAGTTTGATCGCGATGTCATCGACCAGGAGACGATGCAATCTCTATTCCGCACCGGCTACGTCGGCAAAATCTACGGTTGCCAAGTCATCCGGAGTCGTGTCATCGCTCCTGGCACCGTGTATATCTGCGGAGAACGCGAGTACTACGGACGATTTCCAGTTAGAACAGAACTTACGGTAATCACCGCAGACGTTCCTCAGGAGAGAAAAGTCGGATTCAGCATCTTCGAGCAGGTTGGGACGCTTTGCTACAACTTCTTGGCGTCTCAACGAATCGTGATTACAGGCCGATGA
- a CDS encoding site-specific integrase — protein MAPDAEWRVIIALARFAGRRTPSETMALRWEDIDWARNQMLVRSPKTEHHAGKELRIVPLFPEIRESLAEAFEPAQPGAAFVVEKYRRGCQNSRTHMLRMILRAGLEPWTRPFHNLRASCETDLANRFPTHVVSKWLGNSVQVAAAHDLQVTDEHFERAAGEKALLKALQQASETGGKPRKSENEKRQNPLEFQRLPILAAQCRERQYTSLGSNQQPSVP, from the coding sequence ATGGCGCCGGACGCCGAGTGGCGGGTGATTATCGCTTTGGCTCGCTTCGCAGGACGACGGACGCCGTCGGAGACGATGGCTCTGCGTTGGGAGGACATCGACTGGGCACGCAACCAAATGCTGGTCCGGTCGCCGAAGACGGAGCATCACGCCGGCAAAGAGCTCCGGATCGTCCCGCTGTTTCCCGAGATCCGGGAGTCATTGGCGGAAGCCTTCGAGCCGGCCCAGCCTGGGGCGGCCTTCGTGGTCGAGAAGTACCGTCGCGGCTGCCAGAACTCGAGAACCCACATGCTGCGAATGATCCTGCGGGCCGGCCTGGAGCCATGGACCCGTCCGTTCCACAACCTGCGGGCGTCGTGCGAAACCGACCTGGCGAATCGGTTCCCGACGCACGTCGTCTCGAAATGGCTGGGCAACAGCGTCCAGGTCGCAGCGGCCCATGACCTGCAGGTCACCGACGAGCATTTCGAGCGAGCAGCGGGAGAAAAGGCGCTGCTAAAAGCGCTGCAGCAAGCGTCGGAAACGGGCGGAAAGCCGCGGAAGTCAGAAAACGAAAAACGCCAGAACCCCTTGGAGTTCCAGCGTTTGCCGATTCTTGCCGCTCAGTGCCGTGAGCGTCAGTACACCTCGCTGGGCTCGAACCAGCAACCTTCGGTTCCGTAG
- a CDS encoding aryl-sulfate sulfotransferase yields the protein MSRWNRVVVCAAVALLSVHIGLIPPTIAQPPAAGDSGPKLKDGVSINAPAASQGYTLVAPMNSTSTYLIDLEGRIVKEWKSDFTPALSAYLLENGHLLRPAAERGFGGGPGAGGRIQEFDWDGELVWDYSFGDSKQRPHHDICRLPNGNVLVVASDPKTAEEAVAAGRRPETVRSQLLPDCILEVKPTGKTTGEIVWEWHAWDHLVQDFDKKKPGFGDVSEHPELVDLNFSTQMMDRMMADPEQLARLRSLGYVGGGGPPAGAPPSDGKAGSERSNKDNPPPGGGQPGDRSEPRGPQGPGRPGPGGPGRGPMEGDWMHVNSIAYNAKLDQIMISVHEFSEVWVIDHSTTKAEAASHKGGRSGKGGDLLYRWGNPRVYRSGSNADQRLFAQHCAHWIGEGLPGAGHMLVFNNGMGRPDGGYSSVDEIELPLNANGQYEKDEFVAFGPEKAAWSFSDPKNPHYSSMLISGAQRLPNGNTLVCSGNNALLFEVTPDYEVVWQFKYPGGGFGGPGGPGFPRPGELVPEFLARMLGVSELQKESLQKLQKEVDADLGTLLTDEQRKKLEPPKGFPFGGPPGMRGPLPGGFGPPGGGPGGPRGFRPPKVGDVIPEMLLPELKLTEAQADELKKLQDRVREQLDTIWTDEQKTRLTEMENMFARGPGFGPPPGFGPPGGFGPPGGPNDGGRLGDRRGPGGPGGRGPGGPGGPGGPGGIFRSYRYGPDYPGLVDKDLKPGKKLEEVAAAAQRPAGPAIGPDRGPGSVPQN from the coding sequence ATGAGTCGATGGAACAGAGTCGTGGTCTGTGCGGCAGTTGCGCTGCTGTCGGTCCACATCGGGCTGATTCCGCCAACGATTGCCCAGCCGCCGGCCGCGGGCGATTCCGGCCCGAAGCTCAAGGATGGCGTCTCGATCAACGCGCCAGCCGCCTCGCAGGGCTATACGCTCGTCGCCCCCATGAACTCAACCAGCACGTATCTGATCGACCTGGAAGGCCGGATCGTCAAGGAATGGAAGAGCGACTTCACGCCGGCGTTGAGTGCGTACCTGCTGGAAAATGGTCACCTGCTCCGTCCCGCCGCCGAGCGCGGATTCGGCGGCGGACCGGGGGCGGGCGGTCGGATTCAGGAGTTCGACTGGGACGGCGAACTGGTCTGGGATTACTCGTTCGGGGACAGCAAACAGCGACCCCATCACGACATCTGTCGCCTGCCCAACGGCAACGTCCTCGTCGTAGCGTCTGACCCGAAAACCGCGGAGGAGGCAGTGGCGGCGGGCCGGAGACCGGAGACGGTCCGTTCCCAGCTTCTGCCGGACTGCATTCTGGAAGTCAAACCGACCGGGAAGACTACCGGTGAAATCGTCTGGGAATGGCACGCCTGGGATCACCTGGTGCAGGACTTTGACAAGAAGAAGCCCGGCTTCGGCGACGTTTCCGAGCATCCGGAGCTGGTCGATCTCAACTTCAGCACGCAGATGATGGACCGGATGATGGCCGATCCCGAGCAGCTTGCGCGGCTGCGTTCGCTGGGCTATGTGGGGGGCGGCGGCCCGCCCGCTGGAGCGCCGCCGTCAGACGGCAAAGCCGGTTCCGAGCGTTCAAACAAGGACAATCCGCCTCCGGGCGGAGGTCAACCCGGCGATCGCTCCGAACCGCGAGGACCGCAGGGGCCGGGGCGTCCAGGTCCCGGCGGCCCCGGGCGCGGACCGATGGAAGGGGACTGGATGCACGTGAATTCGATCGCGTACAACGCGAAGCTCGATCAGATCATGATCAGCGTGCACGAATTCAGCGAAGTCTGGGTCATCGATCACAGTACCACTAAGGCGGAGGCGGCCTCGCACAAAGGGGGACGCAGCGGAAAAGGGGGAGACCTCCTCTACCGCTGGGGGAATCCGCGCGTCTATCGCAGCGGATCCAACGCCGATCAGCGGCTGTTCGCCCAGCACTGCGCCCACTGGATCGGAGAGGGCCTGCCAGGCGCCGGACATATGCTCGTCTTCAACAATGGCATGGGACGACCGGATGGCGGCTACTCCTCGGTCGATGAGATCGAATTGCCGTTGAACGCGAACGGACAGTACGAAAAGGACGAGTTCGTTGCTTTCGGCCCGGAAAAGGCCGCCTGGTCGTTCTCGGACCCGAAAAATCCCCACTACTCATCGATGCTCATCTCCGGCGCCCAGAGACTCCCGAACGGGAATACGCTGGTCTGCTCGGGAAATAACGCCCTCCTGTTCGAGGTCACGCCGGACTATGAAGTCGTCTGGCAGTTCAAATACCCCGGAGGCGGTTTCGGCGGCCCGGGAGGCCCCGGTTTCCCCAGACCGGGTGAACTGGTGCCCGAGTTTCTGGCCCGCATGCTGGGGGTCTCCGAGCTCCAGAAAGAGTCTCTTCAGAAACTGCAGAAGGAGGTCGACGCCGATCTGGGGACGTTGTTGACCGACGAACAGCGAAAGAAACTGGAGCCGCCTAAAGGCTTTCCGTTTGGCGGTCCCCCTGGCATGCGCGGTCCGCTGCCGGGCGGGTTCGGTCCGCCGGGTGGAGGGCCAGGCGGACCACGAGGCTTCCGCCCGCCGAAGGTCGGCGATGTGATTCCGGAGATGCTCCTTCCCGAGCTGAAGCTCACCGAGGCTCAGGCAGACGAATTGAAGAAACTTCAGGACCGCGTCAGGGAGCAACTCGACACAATCTGGACCGACGAGCAGAAAACGCGACTGACCGAAATGGAGAACATGTTCGCCCGCGGCCCCGGCTTCGGCCCGCCACCCGGATTCGGCCCGCCGGGCGGGTTCGGTCCGCCAGGCGGGCCCAACGATGGCGGGCGTCTTGGTGACCGTCGCGGACCCGGAGGCCCCGGCGGTCGTGGTCCGGGTGGCCCAGGCGGTCCGGGAGGTCCGGGCGGCATTTTCCGCAGCTATCGTTACGGACCTGACTATCCCGGACTCGTCGACAAGGATCTGAAGCCGGGCAAGAAGCTGGAGGAAGTCGCGGCGGCCGCACAGCGTCCGGCAGGCCCGGCGATCGGTCCCGATCGCGGCCCCGGTTCTGTTCCGCAGAACTGA